The following proteins are co-located in the Microvirga ossetica genome:
- a CDS encoding methyltransferase domain-containing protein produces MARSFAERSHETELMDTETVSLDDYRACLKDLSTVNALTLTHRPIVQWLNRATRGLKEGERVSVIDVGYGYGDLLRKIHEWSRRRNRNIELIGVDLNPMSEPIARAATPADMAIDYRTGNVFDFKPECPIDFIISSQTTHHMSNDELAVFIRWMEQVATRGWYIADLHRHPVPFHFFRALSWAARWHRFVRHDGPVSIARSFRREEWERILAAAGIPPGSAKIRWHIPFRLCVSRLK; encoded by the coding sequence ATGGCCCGGAGCTTCGCGGAGCGCAGCCACGAGACGGAGCTGATGGACACGGAAACCGTCAGCCTCGACGATTACCGCGCCTGCCTGAAGGACCTTTCCACCGTCAACGCCTTGACCCTCACGCACCGCCCCATAGTGCAATGGCTCAACCGTGCCACGCGCGGCCTCAAGGAGGGCGAGCGCGTCAGCGTGATCGATGTCGGCTACGGCTATGGCGACCTGCTGCGAAAGATCCACGAATGGAGCCGGCGCAGGAACCGGAACATCGAGCTGATCGGCGTCGATCTCAACCCCATGAGCGAGCCTATCGCCCGCGCGGCGACCCCGGCCGACATGGCCATCGATTACCGAACCGGCAACGTCTTCGATTTCAAGCCCGAATGCCCTATCGATTTCATCATCAGCTCGCAGACGACGCATCACATGTCGAACGATGAGCTTGCCGTCTTCATCCGCTGGATGGAACAGGTGGCAACACGCGGCTGGTATATCGCCGACCTCCACCGCCATCCCGTGCCTTTCCATTTCTTCCGCGCCCTGTCATGGGCCGCGCGCTGGCATCGCTTCGTCCGCCACGACGGGCCGGTCTCGATCGCCCGCAGCTTCCGGCGCGAGGAATGGGAGCGCATCCTGGCAGCGGCCGGGATTCCGCCCGGGTCAGCAAAAATCCGCTGGCACATCCCCTTCCGCCTTTGCGTGAGCCGCCTGAAATGA
- the purT gene encoding formate-dependent phosphoribosylglycinamide formyltransferase: protein MFTARLLLLGSGELGKEFVISAKRYGCHVVACDSYANAPAMQVADEAEVFSMLDPDALRAAIEKHKPDFIVPEIEAIRTEVLQEFEDKGFTVVPSARAASLTMNRDRIRELAATELGLRTSKYRYAESLEEVRAGAGHTGLPCVIKPVMSSSGKGQSTVRRAGELEQAWNDAVANMRGDRKKVIVEEFIAFEYEITLLTIRSREGVSFCEPIGHRQERGDYQESWQPTPMTEKLLDDAKDMARKVVDDLGGYGIFGVEFFVTKDEVIFSELSPRPHDTGLVTLLSQNLSEFDLHARAILGLPIPQVRLHGPTASAVILADREAERFTIDGLKEALALGSEEGEVEVRIFGKPTTRKHRRMGVALASGDTVEEARELARQAASRMRITYER from the coding sequence GTGTTCACAGCCAGACTCCTCCTCCTCGGCTCCGGCGAACTCGGCAAGGAGTTCGTGATCTCGGCCAAGCGCTACGGCTGCCATGTGGTGGCGTGCGACAGCTATGCGAATGCGCCGGCGATGCAGGTGGCGGACGAGGCCGAAGTCTTCTCCATGCTCGATCCGGACGCGCTCCGGGCAGCGATCGAGAAGCACAAGCCCGATTTCATCGTGCCGGAGATCGAGGCGATCCGCACCGAGGTGCTTCAGGAATTCGAGGACAAGGGCTTTACCGTCGTACCCTCCGCCCGCGCCGCCTCGCTCACCATGAACCGCGACCGGATCCGGGAGCTGGCTGCAACCGAACTCGGCCTGCGCACCTCCAAATATCGCTATGCGGAAAGTCTGGAGGAGGTGAGGGCGGGGGCCGGGCATACGGGTCTGCCCTGCGTCATCAAGCCGGTCATGTCCTCTTCGGGCAAGGGGCAGAGCACCGTTCGCAGGGCCGGTGAGCTGGAGCAGGCCTGGAACGATGCGGTGGCGAACATGCGCGGCGACCGCAAGAAGGTGATCGTCGAGGAGTTCATCGCCTTCGAATACGAGATTACCCTGCTGACGATCCGCTCCCGCGAGGGGGTATCGTTCTGCGAGCCCATCGGGCACCGGCAGGAGCGCGGAGATTACCAGGAATCGTGGCAGCCGACGCCGATGACGGAGAAACTGCTCGACGACGCCAAGGACATGGCCCGGAAGGTGGTCGACGATCTCGGCGGCTACGGGATCTTCGGCGTCGAGTTCTTCGTCACCAAGGACGAGGTGATCTTTTCCGAGCTGTCCCCGCGTCCGCACGATACGGGCCTCGTCACGCTCCTGTCCCAGAACCTCTCCGAGTTCGATCTCCACGCCCGCGCGATCCTCGGACTGCCGATCCCGCAGGTCCGGCTGCATGGCCCGACCGCCTCCGCCGTGATCCTGGCCGACCGGGAGGCCGAGCGCTTCACCATCGACGGCCTGAAGGAGGCGCTTGCCCTGGGTTCCGAGGAGGGCGAAGTCGAGGTGCGTATTTTCGGCAAGCCGACGACCCGCAAGCACCGGCGCATGGGCGTAGCGTTGGCTTCGGGCGACACGGTCGAAGAAGCGCGCGAGCTGGCCCGGCAGGCAGCGTCCAGGATGCGCATCACATACGAGCGATGA
- a CDS encoding DMT family transporter, giving the protein MAKGIVLAFLAFAVFAWGDAVVKEIGYGLDPFEVTFFGYLIPFLLSPVFMKPGDRLIDIVRWNRPWLMGLRVFLIAATTPLSVIAFRNLPFAEAFALLFLMPSLVTILSIFILKEHVRWRRGLAVCAAFIGVLIIVRPGFKELLPGHIAALAAALCAAGGVITGRLIGQSEKRFTLIGTVFLATTLLAGILMITGFAWPTGHQWLLLFAFAATAFVAQALFVVATMYAPADRLGAAQYSQILWALAIGALFFDEWPDALALLGIFIVVAAGLFIFAREQTLKRGHSPANAAAEPAPAETAASPGLH; this is encoded by the coding sequence ATGGCCAAAGGTATCGTCCTTGCTTTTCTCGCCTTTGCCGTCTTCGCCTGGGGCGACGCGGTGGTGAAGGAGATCGGCTATGGCCTCGATCCGTTCGAGGTGACGTTCTTCGGCTATCTCATCCCCTTCCTGCTCTCGCCCGTCTTCATGAAGCCGGGCGACCGGCTGATCGATATCGTGCGCTGGAACAGGCCCTGGCTCATGGGGCTCAGGGTGTTCCTGATCGCCGCGACGACGCCGCTCAGCGTGATCGCATTCCGCAACCTGCCCTTCGCCGAGGCCTTCGCGCTGCTCTTCCTCATGCCGAGCCTCGTGACGATCCTCTCGATCTTCATCCTGAAGGAGCACGTTCGCTGGCGGCGCGGCCTCGCCGTCTGCGCGGCTTTCATCGGCGTGCTGATCATCGTCCGGCCCGGATTCAAGGAATTATTGCCCGGACACATCGCCGCCCTGGCTGCAGCCCTCTGCGCCGCCGGCGGCGTGATCACCGGCCGGCTGATCGGCCAGTCCGAGAAGCGCTTCACCCTGATCGGAACCGTCTTCCTCGCGACCACGCTCCTGGCCGGAATCCTGATGATTACCGGCTTCGCCTGGCCGACGGGACATCAATGGCTTCTGCTCTTCGCCTTCGCCGCGACCGCCTTCGTGGCGCAGGCGCTGTTCGTCGTGGCGACGATGTATGCCCCCGCCGACCGGCTCGGAGCGGCGCAATACAGCCAGATCCTCTGGGCTCTGGCGATCGGTGCGCTCTTTTTCGACGAATGGCCCGATGCCCTGGCCCTGCTCGGCATCTTCATCGTCGTGGCCGCCGGCCTGTTCATCTTCGCCCGCGAGCAGACGCTCAAGCGGGGCCATTCTCCGGCGAATGCGGCGGCCGAACCGGCCCCGGCGGAAACTGCGGCCAGTCCCGGCCTGCACTGA
- a CDS encoding ankyrin repeat domain-containing protein: MQNDPPKPAPELDEETIAFAQRVFQHARAGQAQELGELLRMGLPPNLRNEKGDSLLMLASYHGHADTVRVLMEHGADPELANDRGQTPLAGAAFKGDMATIMALLDGGADVDGRSDGGKTPLMIAAMFNRSEIVDVLLERGADPQARDAGGLNAGQLAAAMGAAETAERLSQA, from the coding sequence ATGCAGAACGACCCGCCCAAGCCAGCGCCGGAACTGGACGAGGAAACCATCGCCTTCGCGCAACGCGTCTTCCAGCATGCGCGGGCAGGGCAGGCGCAGGAGCTTGGCGAGTTGCTGCGCATGGGCCTGCCGCCGAACCTGCGCAACGAGAAGGGCGACTCGCTCCTGATGCTGGCGAGCTATCACGGCCACGCCGATACGGTGCGGGTTCTCATGGAGCACGGCGCCGATCCGGAACTTGCCAACGATCGCGGCCAGACACCGCTTGCCGGCGCTGCCTTCAAGGGCGACATGGCGACGATCATGGCCCTTCTGGACGGCGGAGCGGATGTCGATGGCCGCAGCGACGGCGGAAAGACGCCGCTGATGATCGCGGCCATGTTCAACCGCAGCGAGATCGTCGACGTGCTGCTTGAACGTGGCGCCGATCCTCAGGCGCGAGACGCCGGCGGACTGAACGCTGGGCAACTCGCCGCCGCCATGGGAGCGGCCGAGACGGCGGAGCGGCTTTCGCAGGCTTAA
- a CDS encoding SAM-dependent methyltransferase: MIAPRQIQTSADVAEHYDELDPFYREIWGEHVHHGLWTKGDETPDQAVETLIAHLADRLAMEPGQHICDVGCGYGATAEWLATHHGVHVTGITLSSAQLRQAEKRETGAPLLRFMRQDWLENKFEDNAFDRIVAIESSEHMSDKQRFFDEAYRTLRPGGRLGIYAWLARDRVHPWEERHLLEPICREGRLPGMGSEADYRDFAARAGFMVDGFEDLSRKVRRTWTLCAGRVARKLATQPQYRRYLLDARSKNRVFALSLLRIWAAYVAGSMRYGLLMASKPADDRA, from the coding sequence ATGATCGCTCCTCGGCAGATCCAGACCTCCGCCGACGTTGCCGAGCATTACGATGAGCTCGACCCCTTCTATCGCGAGATCTGGGGCGAGCACGTCCATCACGGCCTCTGGACGAAAGGGGATGAGACTCCGGATCAGGCGGTCGAGACGCTGATCGCGCATCTGGCCGACCGGCTGGCTATGGAACCGGGACAGCACATCTGCGACGTCGGCTGCGGCTATGGTGCGACCGCGGAATGGCTCGCCACGCATCATGGTGTGCATGTGACCGGTATCACCCTTTCATCCGCGCAGCTCCGGCAGGCGGAAAAGCGCGAGACCGGAGCGCCCCTTCTCCGGTTCATGCGGCAGGATTGGCTGGAGAACAAATTCGAGGACAACGCCTTCGACCGCATCGTCGCCATCGAAAGCTCCGAGCACATGTCGGACAAACAGCGTTTCTTCGACGAGGCCTATCGCACGCTTCGCCCCGGCGGCCGGCTCGGCATCTATGCCTGGCTTGCCCGCGACCGCGTGCACCCTTGGGAGGAACGTCATCTGCTCGAGCCCATCTGCCGCGAAGGCCGCCTGCCGGGCATGGGCAGCGAGGCCGATTATCGCGACTTCGCGGCGAGAGCGGGTTTTATGGTCGACGGGTTCGAGGATCTGAGCCGGAAGGTACGGCGTACCTGGACACTCTGTGCGGGGCGCGTTGCCAGGAAGCTCGCGACTCAGCCGCAGTACCGACGCTACCTTCTCGACGCCCGCTCGAAGAACCGGGTCTTTGCCCTGAGCCTGCTGCGCATCTGGGCGGCCTATGTGGCGGGCTCGATGCGCTATGGTCTGCTCATGGCCTCCAAGCCTGCCGACGACAGGGCTTAA
- a CDS encoding type III polyketide synthase, with product MTGAYINRIGTAVPQNDVHQTFIGFVDQFLSERKDKLLFRRMVQRSGIEHRYSTLTPSENLELAADREGFFQPGQFVGTGTRMERFETHAIDLAEEAIEALDLGESLTSVTHMVVASCTGFTAPGLDQQIMERLNLNPSLERTMVGFMGCAAAVNALKVAHHIVRSEPAARVLVVNLELCTLHLQETSNLEVILSALLFGDGCAASLVSAEPQGIALKDFRVATIPDTRDLITWRIGDAGFEMSLSGEVPQQIARALQREATRNDDDGILRGQHKEDFDLWAVHAGGRTILDAVEQGLDLDPDALRWSRGVLRDFGNMSSATLMFVLDRMMQQAPPASNGFGMAFGPGLVAETFRFTLTG from the coding sequence GTGACAGGCGCGTATATCAACCGGATCGGCACGGCGGTGCCGCAGAACGACGTCCACCAGACCTTCATCGGCTTCGTCGATCAGTTCCTATCCGAGCGGAAGGACAAGCTTCTGTTCAGACGAATGGTCCAGCGATCCGGAATCGAGCATCGCTACTCGACCCTCACGCCGAGCGAGAATCTTGAGCTGGCTGCCGACCGAGAGGGCTTCTTCCAGCCCGGGCAATTCGTCGGCACCGGGACCCGGATGGAGCGCTTCGAAACCCATGCGATCGACCTCGCGGAAGAGGCCATCGAGGCCCTGGACCTCGGAGAAAGCCTTACATCCGTCACGCATATGGTCGTGGCCTCCTGCACCGGCTTCACCGCGCCGGGCCTCGACCAGCAGATCATGGAGCGCCTGAACCTCAACCCCTCGCTTGAGCGCACCATGGTGGGTTTCATGGGCTGCGCCGCCGCCGTGAACGCCCTGAAGGTGGCGCATCACATCGTCCGCTCCGAACCTGCGGCGAGGGTTCTGGTGGTCAATCTCGAACTCTGCACGCTCCACCTGCAGGAGACGTCCAACCTCGAAGTCATCCTGAGCGCCCTGCTCTTCGGCGACGGATGCGCCGCGAGCCTCGTGTCGGCCGAGCCCCAGGGCATTGCGCTGAAGGATTTCCGTGTCGCGACCATACCGGACACGCGAGACCTCATCACATGGCGGATCGGCGATGCCGGGTTCGAGATGAGCCTCTCGGGCGAGGTCCCGCAGCAGATCGCGCGGGCGCTCCAGCGCGAGGCGACCCGCAACGACGACGACGGCATCCTGCGCGGGCAGCACAAGGAGGATTTCGACCTGTGGGCCGTTCACGCGGGCGGCCGGACCATCCTCGATGCCGTCGAGCAGGGGCTCGACCTCGATCCCGACGCCCTGCGCTGGTCACGCGGCGTCCTGCGCGATTTCGGCAATATGTCATCCGCGACCCTGATGTTCGTGCTCGACCGCATGATGCAGCAGGCTCCACCGGCCTCGAACGGTTTCGGGATGGCCTTCGGACCGGGGCTCGTCGCCGAGACCTTCCGCTTCACCCTGACCGGATAG
- a CDS encoding NAD(P)/FAD-dependent oxidoreductase: MNDVREEEIVIVGGGLAGASAACILADAGRPNLLIERDPEPRHKVCGEFLSIEAQTYLADLGLDLDRLGASRISRIRLAHGRSTTEADLPFLARGLSRRILDEALLRQATSRGARILRGVSVREIATNGTGISLAMGSSAPILAETLFLASGKHDVRGAKRVPAGTMNDLIGFKGHYRLAHAQQVALEGCVEVMLFSGGYAGLQLVEGGIANLCLVVTRQGFDEVGKSWDRLLDRIADDCSHLGTRLGGAQPLFERPLSIFQIPYGYLHAPDAGEPPGLFRLGDQASVIPSFTGDGMSIALHSGRLAATTFLAQGQAGANFHRQLRADVQRSLRFSSALNAAVRYRVGRHAVFHLCRAWPAAMRHLTSLTRVQETSVTAALAAR, encoded by the coding sequence ATGAACGACGTGCGCGAGGAGGAGATCGTGATCGTCGGCGGCGGCCTTGCCGGCGCCTCGGCCGCCTGCATCCTCGCCGATGCGGGACGCCCGAACCTGCTGATCGAGCGCGATCCCGAGCCGCGGCACAAGGTCTGCGGCGAGTTCCTGAGCATCGAGGCGCAGACATATCTGGCCGATCTCGGTCTCGATCTCGACAGGCTGGGAGCAAGCCGAATATCGCGCATCCGCCTTGCCCACGGCCGGAGCACGACCGAAGCCGACCTGCCTTTCCTCGCCCGCGGGCTGTCACGCAGGATCCTGGACGAAGCTCTGCTGCGGCAGGCGACATCCCGGGGAGCCAGGATCCTGCGCGGCGTCTCGGTAAGAGAGATCGCGACGAACGGCACCGGCATCAGCCTCGCTATGGGATCCAGCGCGCCGATCCTGGCGGAAACTCTCTTCCTGGCATCGGGCAAGCACGACGTGCGAGGCGCCAAGCGGGTGCCAGCCGGGACGATGAACGATCTTATCGGCTTCAAGGGACATTATCGGCTGGCTCATGCGCAGCAGGTTGCGCTCGAAGGCTGTGTCGAGGTGATGCTTTTCTCAGGCGGCTATGCGGGACTGCAGCTCGTCGAAGGCGGCATCGCCAATCTCTGCCTCGTGGTCACGCGACAAGGCTTCGACGAGGTCGGCAAGAGCTGGGACCGACTGCTCGACCGCATCGCCGATGATTGCTCTCACCTGGGCACGCGCTTGGGAGGCGCGCAGCCGCTCTTCGAGCGTCCTCTCTCGATCTTCCAGATCCCTTACGGCTATCTCCATGCCCCGGATGCGGGAGAGCCGCCCGGCCTGTTCCGCCTCGGCGACCAAGCTTCGGTCATTCCCTCCTTTACCGGCGACGGCATGTCGATCGCGCTTCATAGCGGCCGCCTCGCCGCCACGACTTTTCTCGCGCAGGGACAGGCTGGCGCGAACTTTCACCGGCAACTTCGTGCGGACGTTCAACGCTCGCTCCGCTTCTCCTCAGCCCTGAACGCAGCCGTGCGTTACCGGGTGGGCCGTCATGCTGTGTTTCATCTCTGCCGCGCCTGGCCCGCCGCCATGCGCCACCTGACATCGCTGACCCGGGTGCAGGAGACATCCGTGACCGCAGCACTGGCGGCCCGATGA